AAACTCCCGTTCCGTCATGGGTTTATGTGATCACCAGATTTGGCTTTGTCGAGAGGCGATGTTCCGCTTCAATAAATCGTACCGTTCCCGATTTGGCCCGCATAACCACCGAATGAGTTCTGGCCGTCTTCCCCATGAAGCGGACTCCTCGGAGGAGTTCCCCATCCGTCACCCCTGTGGCTGCGAAGATGGCATCATCCCCCTTGACCAGATCTTCCATGCCTAAAATTTGTTCCGGATTGGAAAGCCCCATCTTTTTGCAGCGCTCATATTCCTCCTCATTGGCCGGCTTCAGGCGGCCGATCAGTTCTCCTCCCAGGCATTTAAGGGCCACCGCCGCGATCACACCTTCCGGCGCACCTCCGATCCCAAAGAGAATATCGACTCCCGTTTCCGGAAAGGCGGTATTGATCGCTGCCGATACATCACCGTCGCTAATCAGCTTGATACGGGCTCCCGCTTCACGAATTTCCTCAATCAATTTGCTATGCCGGGGACGGTCCAGCACAATCGCGACCACGTCGGCGATCTCTTTCCCTAAAGCCTTTGCTACCGCATCCAAATTTTCCTTGACCGTAGCTTCAAGGTGAACTTTTCCCTTTGCCTCGGGACCTACGGCAATTTTCTCCATATACATATCGGGGGCATGAAGGAGATTACCCCGATCCGCGATGGCGATGACGGAGAGAGCATTCCAGGTCCCTTTTGCCACGATGTTGGTCCCTTCAAGCGGGTCAACGGCCACATCTACTTTGGGTACATTGGGTCCGGGCATTCCCAGCCTTTCCCCGATGTATAGCATGGGAGCTTCGTCCATCTCCCCTTCTCCAATCACCACGACCCCGTCCATAGGTACCGTATCGAAAACAGCCCGCATGGCCGTCGTGGCCGCGTCATCTGCCTCCTCTTTCTTTCCCCGACCCAGCCATCTTGCCGATGAAAGGGCGGCGGCCTCCGTGACACGGACCAATTCCATCGTTAAACTTCTTTCCACACCAAAGACCCCCCATCTTACTCACCATCACCGTTTCATCCCTTCCGGCTGTAAAAAACGATCTCCTTTGATCATCCTCCAAATTTTACGCTTCGTCAACCCTTTCTTTCATGCTTTTCAGTCCTGATGATCCTCTTTCTCCCGGGTCGTGGGGTGAGTTGCCGGAGACTCTTTCTTTTGGTGTGAGAGGGTGTATACGCCAAAGAAGAGAAGAAGAATGCCCAACAGTTCACTTAAAGGAAGGAAGAGAGCCAGTCCCTGCTTGGCCAGGGCGCCACCAAGGCTCATGACCATGGCGCCGCCGAACAGGTATAAAAAGCCGATCTTGCGGGAGCGCCACCATCCCCACAAGGAGGTGAGAAGGAGAAGAATTCCACCTATCCCTGAAAGCCAAAAGCTAAATCCCCGGACCGAACCCGGCATGGCACTCCCTCCCACCGTTCCTTTTCCTTGAAAGAGAACTTCTGTGTTGACCTGAGCAGGCAGAAGAACGATGAGGAGAGCCAAGGATAAGATAGAAACATACGCGAGGAAGAGGTGGGCAATGATCGGCTTGGTGCGAATGTAAAGGGTGGCGGCAGCCATGAAGGGAACCAGGGTAATTGCGGGGAAATAATATAATTTATAAATCCATATTTGCCATCCGAAGGCTTCACTGTAAAATTCCCCAAACGCAGCAATCGTAAAGAGATACAAGGAGAGCGCATAGAGGAGGTCGGATCTCTTTCGAATCTTCCAGTATTTTTCTGTTTCATAAAGGGCTAGAAAAAGGCTGACCAGAGACGATAGCAGCGGAATGATCCACATTACTTAAGCTTCCTCCTGACTTACTTCGATTTGAGCCCCCAAATCCCGAAGTTTCTCCACCATGTTTTCATATCCTCTCTCTATATGTTCCACACCCGTAAGGCGTGTCGTTCCTTCCGCCATGAGCCCTGCAATGACCAAAGACGCTCCTGCCCTGAGGTCGGTTGCCTGTACCCGGGTTCCCTCCAGAGGGCTTCCTCCCTCGATGATCGCGCTGCGTCCCTCCACTTTGATTCTAGCCCCCATACGCCGGAGCTCGTCCACATGTTTAAACCGATGGGCATAGATGGTATCGGTAATGATGCTGGTTCCCTTTGCCTTGGTGAGCAGAGGAGCGATCGGCTGCTGGAGATCTGTGGGGAATCCTGGATAAACGAGGGTCTTAATATCCGCCGGCTGTAAGATGCGGGGTCCGTAAACCCTGATTTCATCCTCCCTTTCTTCGATGCCCACCCCCATCTCCCTAAGCTTGGCGATGAGTGACTCCAGGTGAAGGGGAATCACGTTTTCCAATGCCACTTCTCCTTCCGTGGCAGCGGCGGCGATCATATACGTTCCCGCCTCGATCCGGTCCGGAATCATGGAATGGGTCGTTCCCCCTAATTCATCCACCCCCGTGATGCGAATCACATTGGTCCCTGCACCTTTAATGTTGGCACCCATGGAAGTAAGAAGGGTGGCGACGTCAATGATTTCCGGCTCCTTCGCCGCATTTTCAATCACCGTCGTCCCCTTGGCATAAACGGCGGCCAGCATAATGTTAATGGTTGCCCCGACGCTAACCATGTCCAGAAAGATGCGATTGCCGATGAGTTCCCGTGCTTTAAGGTGAAGCGCCCCGCCTTCATGCACCACTTCTGCCCCCAAGGCCTCAAAGCCTTTTACATG
The DNA window shown above is from Thermicanus aegyptius DSM 12793 and carries:
- the glpX gene encoding class II fructose-bisphosphatase, coding for MERSLTMELVRVTEAAALSSARWLGRGKKEEADDAATTAMRAVFDTVPMDGVVVIGEGEMDEAPMLYIGERLGMPGPNVPKVDVAVDPLEGTNIVAKGTWNALSVIAIADRGNLLHAPDMYMEKIAVGPEAKGKVHLEATVKENLDAVAKALGKEIADVVAIVLDRPRHSKLIEEIREAGARIKLISDGDVSAAINTAFPETGVDILFGIGGAPEGVIAAVALKCLGGELIGRLKPANEEEYERCKKMGLSNPEQILGMEDLVKGDDAIFAATGVTDGELLRGVRFMGKTARTHSVVMRAKSGTVRFIEAEHRLSTKPNLVIT
- a CDS encoding UDP-N-acetylglucosamine 1-carboxyvinyltransferase — translated: MQRIYISGRRPLSGRVAIGGAKNSAVALIPAALMGRSPTTLENLPMIRDVDLYLHLLKELGVKAELRGSRLWIDPSSIEPKPLPNGEVKKLRASYYLMGALLGRFKEAVVGLPGGCDLGPRPIDQHVKGFEALGAEVVHEGGALHLKARELIGNRIFLDMVSVGATINIMLAAVYAKGTTVIENAAKEPEIIDVATLLTSMGANIKGAGTNVIRITGVDELGGTTHSMIPDRIEAGTYMIAAAATEGEVALENVIPLHLESLIAKLREMGVGIEEREDEIRVYGPRILQPADIKTLVYPGFPTDLQQPIAPLLTKAKGTSIITDTIYAHRFKHVDELRRMGARIKVEGRSAIIEGGSPLEGTRVQATDLRAGASLVIAGLMAEGTTRLTGVEHIERGYENMVEKLRDLGAQIEVSQEEA